From Mycobacterium sp. HUMS_12744610, one genomic window encodes:
- a CDS encoding site-specific DNA-methyltransferase has product MTSPDLTEANIEKLAELFPNVITETLDADGNPKKAIDFDLLRQELSDHVVEGPQERYRLDWPGKREAAFAANAPIAKTLRPVREESVDFDTTKNLFIEGDNLDALKLLQESYLGKVKVLFADPPYNTGTDLVYHDSFAVSPPTYLAQSGFVDTSGARLVANLSTNGRFHSDWLSMIYPRIRLARNLLTDDGVMFLTIGDQEGANLRIVMDEVFGAKNFVATIIWQSRTSISDDQEISANHNYILVYARNRELLTFWGEPLRADEYSNTDSDPRGPWKLVPLDANKPGGDTHYEVVNPATGQGFWPPAGRSWAINRVSMQQLMEDGRVKFGLRGDSAPKRKLFLNERVERGDTRTPSSILLDAGTTKDGSEEVAKMLGSKRIFDYPKPVALLKRLIRYGSTGARDCLVLDFFAGSGTTAEAVMRLNADDGGSRRFAVVQFPEKVAPESAAGKAGFGSISEIARQRIRKAGTEVKDRAGLTAPDIDCGFRTFKVDTTSMADVLRAPDETGQQALTELESSVKPGRSAEDLLFQVLLDWGLELTMPIVVEKHECYDVFVVEDGALIACFDSAVSPELVRTIAKREPLRAVFRDAGFASDDARINAEQIFREISPATDVKAI; this is encoded by the coding sequence ATGACATCGCCCGACTTGACCGAGGCCAATATCGAGAAGCTCGCCGAGCTGTTCCCCAACGTCATCACCGAGACGCTCGACGCCGACGGCAATCCCAAGAAGGCCATCGACTTCGACCTGCTGCGCCAGGAACTGTCGGATCATGTTGTCGAAGGCCCGCAGGAGCGCTACCGGCTCGACTGGCCCGGTAAGCGCGAAGCGGCATTCGCCGCCAACGCGCCGATTGCAAAGACTCTCAGGCCGGTTCGCGAAGAGTCGGTTGACTTCGACACTACCAAGAACCTGTTCATCGAGGGCGATAACCTCGACGCATTGAAGCTTCTTCAAGAGTCGTACCTGGGCAAAGTAAAGGTGCTGTTTGCAGACCCTCCATACAACACGGGTACCGACCTCGTTTACCACGATTCGTTCGCGGTCTCGCCGCCCACCTACCTAGCTCAATCAGGATTCGTTGACACCTCCGGCGCCAGGTTGGTCGCGAATCTGTCGACTAATGGGCGCTTCCATTCTGACTGGTTATCGATGATTTACCCGAGGATTCGATTGGCACGAAACCTGCTGACCGATGACGGCGTGATGTTCTTGACGATCGGAGATCAGGAGGGCGCCAACCTTAGAATCGTCATGGATGAAGTATTCGGCGCGAAAAATTTTGTTGCGACAATCATCTGGCAGTCCCGCACTTCAATATCTGACGACCAGGAAATCTCCGCGAACCACAATTACATTCTCGTGTATGCGCGAAACCGCGAACTCTTAACTTTCTGGGGTGAGCCCCTGCGGGCAGACGAGTATTCGAACACAGACTCCGATCCGCGAGGTCCGTGGAAGCTGGTCCCACTTGATGCCAATAAGCCAGGCGGTGATACACATTACGAAGTAGTTAATCCGGCCACCGGACAGGGTTTTTGGCCACCGGCTGGCCGATCCTGGGCTATCAACCGTGTATCTATGCAGCAGCTCATGGAGGACGGCCGAGTCAAGTTCGGGTTGAGGGGCGACTCAGCGCCAAAACGGAAGCTGTTTCTAAACGAGCGGGTCGAGCGCGGCGACACGCGGACACCCAGCTCGATTCTCCTCGACGCTGGGACCACGAAAGATGGTAGCGAGGAAGTCGCAAAGATGCTGGGATCGAAGAGGATATTCGACTATCCAAAGCCCGTCGCGTTGCTGAAACGCCTTATCCGGTACGGATCGACCGGAGCGCGTGATTGCCTAGTACTTGATTTCTTTGCCGGCAGCGGTACGACGGCCGAAGCTGTCATGCGGCTCAACGCTGACGATGGTGGTTCTAGGCGATTCGCAGTCGTTCAGTTCCCCGAGAAGGTTGCGCCGGAGTCGGCTGCAGGCAAGGCGGGTTTTGGTTCTATTAGCGAGATCGCTCGCCAGCGGATTCGGAAAGCTGGCACCGAAGTAAAAGACCGTGCAGGCTTAACCGCACCTGACATCGACTGTGGATTCCGAACATTCAAGGTCGATACAACAAGTATGGCTGACGTGTTGCGGGCCCCAGACGAGACTGGCCAGCAAGCACTCACTGAACTTGAGAGCAGCGTGAAGCCAGGTCGATCCGCGGAGGATCTGCTTTTCCAGGTGCTGCTGGACTGGGGTCTCGAACTGACCATGCCGATCGTGGTCGAGAAGCACGAATGCTACGACGTCTTTGTTGTTGAAGACGGCGCACTTATCGCCTGTTTCGATTCAGCAGTGAGCCCGGAGTTGGTGCGAACCATCGCCAAGCGCGAGCCACTGCGGGCGGTGTTCCGCGATGCCGGCTTTGCATCCGACGACGCTCGGATCAATGCGGAGCAGATCTTCCGTGAGATCTCGCCGGCGACGGATGTGAAGGCCATCTGA
- a CDS encoding DUF4391 domain-containing protein codes for MTALLYRWPAAAKFGRTVPKTKFYEHGTVSGAVRDKFVSEVQRITWAYKLAQATINLPGNTDVPEIQVFQIDTKGDDVSESVLAAIDKAVKTPIIFEIVTGEGDEQRVRMAASHKQVGPATPKLSAYYTTDWQTPDAERQPLPTAISLPSLYTALLAPLTPVSARPGEELSDVAARLQAVRKLEREVASLERKLRAEPQLNRKVELRRALKTKQAELEQQR; via the coding sequence ATGACGGCCCTGCTCTACCGCTGGCCCGCCGCCGCCAAATTCGGTCGTACCGTCCCGAAAACCAAGTTCTACGAACACGGCACTGTCTCCGGTGCAGTACGTGACAAATTCGTTTCCGAAGTCCAGCGCATCACCTGGGCCTACAAACTCGCCCAAGCCACCATCAACCTGCCCGGCAACACAGACGTCCCCGAGATCCAAGTTTTCCAGATCGACACAAAGGGCGACGATGTCAGCGAGTCCGTGCTCGCCGCCATCGACAAAGCGGTGAAGACCCCCATCATCTTCGAGATAGTCACCGGCGAAGGAGACGAGCAGCGAGTCCGGATGGCTGCATCGCACAAGCAGGTCGGCCCCGCTACGCCCAAGCTCAGCGCCTACTACACGACCGACTGGCAAACCCCGGATGCCGAGCGGCAGCCACTACCAACAGCGATCAGCCTGCCATCCCTGTACACCGCACTCCTCGCGCCGCTGACCCCGGTATCAGCACGGCCAGGAGAGGAATTGTCAGACGTCGCTGCCAGACTCCAGGCCGTGCGCAAGCTCGAACGCGAGGTCGCCTCCCTGGAGCGCAAACTCCGCGCCGAGCCGCAACTCAACCGCAAGGTAGAGCTTCGGCGCGCCCTGAAAACGAAGCAAGCAGAACTGGAACAGCAGAGGTAG
- a CDS encoding helicase-related protein — protein MHIIDNVNDLLGDDLKAEVQAGSKLRIAASTFSIFAFEALRKELERVEELEFVFTSPSFVAAAATDQLPKERRQFFIPPGSNGESSLYGSQFEIRLRNKLTQRAIARECAEWVRRKVRFRSNRTGAPMQQFVVVDDKVAYQPIQGFTSADLGYERGNAVSNVVTKLDDAPMARQYAALFDQIWNNPTQLEDVTQAVYDHIASVYAENSPARIYFLILYNLFSEFLDDISEDVLPNDRTGYQETQVWQSLYNFQRDAATGIINKLETYNGCILADSVGLGKTFTALAVIKYYELRNKSVLVLAPKKLAENWTNYNANLTTNIFAQDRFNYDVLAHTDLSRTKGESLGLRLDRINWGNYDLVVIDESHNFRNADYAEEKESRYQRLMRQVIREGVKTKVLMLSATPVNNRFNDLKNQLQLAYEGESENLSQHLNISTTVEKVFSDAQRVFNEWSKLDPEARTTDRILQMLDFDFFELLDSVTIARSRKHIQAFYDTTEIGTFPQRLPPRSIREPLSDLPDVPAFNEIFGQLQALTLAVYTPLSYVFPSRIGKYEDLYNVKGGTARSNIGQLGREQGLKKLMTVNLLKRLESSVEAFRLTLAKIEGAVDNTLIRIKSRTGSLNDLSVDFSGLDLDVDDEDDANVEALSFGEKIKIDLDDIDVESWQRDLWNDRETLRELLDEMRRVTPDHDLKLQALKRLIEDKAANPLNPLNRKALIFSAFADTAEYLYKQLAPTLSNSGLHTALVTGGAHAAKTTLGTGYDFQQVLTLFSPRSKQRHLTMPKDTGELDVLIGTDVISEGQNLQDCDYLVNYDIHWNPVRIIQRFGRIDRIGSTNAQIQLVNFWPDISLDEYINLKERVENRMVIADLAGTADDNVLTLEGSDAAFRKEQLRKLQDEVIELEDVRTGVSITDLGLNDFRMDLLGYLKKAGDLATAPKGLHAVIPADPSRGLHPGVLFALRNVDANENINRGNRLHPHYLVYLDDNGNVIADHTEVKHLLDLIRAGCRPHEEPVTEVTRVFNAATREGAEMGKYSELLTAAIRSMIDVTEERDIDSLFSDGHTTALTQAIAGLDDFELTAFIAIVDASEGTT, from the coding sequence ATGCACATCATCGACAACGTCAACGACCTCCTCGGCGATGATCTCAAGGCTGAGGTGCAGGCTGGGTCGAAGCTGCGTATCGCTGCATCGACGTTTTCCATCTTCGCGTTTGAGGCGCTGCGCAAGGAGTTGGAGCGCGTCGAAGAGCTCGAGTTCGTCTTCACCTCGCCGTCGTTTGTCGCCGCGGCGGCTACTGATCAGCTGCCCAAGGAACGCCGACAGTTTTTCATTCCGCCGGGGTCCAACGGGGAGTCGTCGCTTTACGGTTCGCAGTTCGAGATCCGTCTGCGCAACAAGCTGACGCAGCGGGCCATCGCGCGTGAATGCGCGGAATGGGTGCGCCGAAAGGTTCGCTTCCGGTCGAACCGGACCGGTGCCCCGATGCAGCAGTTCGTCGTTGTGGATGACAAGGTCGCCTACCAGCCGATCCAAGGCTTCACCTCCGCCGACCTTGGCTATGAGCGTGGGAACGCCGTGTCGAACGTCGTGACCAAGCTCGACGATGCTCCCATGGCACGGCAGTACGCCGCCCTGTTCGATCAGATCTGGAACAACCCCACGCAGCTCGAAGATGTTACCCAAGCGGTGTACGACCACATCGCGAGCGTGTACGCCGAAAACTCACCGGCGCGAATCTACTTCCTGATCCTGTACAACCTGTTCTCGGAGTTCCTCGACGACATCAGCGAGGACGTCCTGCCGAATGATCGCACCGGCTACCAGGAAACGCAGGTCTGGCAGAGCCTGTACAACTTCCAGCGGGACGCGGCGACGGGAATCATCAATAAGCTGGAGACCTACAACGGCTGCATCCTCGCTGACAGCGTGGGGCTCGGGAAGACCTTCACCGCGTTGGCAGTGATCAAGTACTACGAGCTGCGCAACAAGTCCGTCCTGGTGCTTGCACCGAAGAAGCTTGCGGAGAACTGGACCAACTACAACGCCAACCTGACGACGAACATCTTCGCTCAAGACCGGTTCAACTACGACGTCCTCGCCCACACCGATCTTTCCCGCACCAAGGGTGAATCGTTGGGGCTGCGGCTCGACCGAATCAATTGGGGCAACTACGACCTCGTCGTTATCGACGAGTCCCACAACTTCCGGAACGCGGACTACGCAGAAGAGAAAGAGTCGCGCTACCAACGGCTGATGCGTCAAGTCATCCGCGAGGGTGTGAAGACCAAGGTGCTCATGCTGTCGGCCACACCGGTCAACAACCGCTTCAACGACCTGAAGAACCAACTCCAACTTGCCTACGAAGGAGAGTCGGAGAACCTCAGCCAACACTTGAACATCTCGACCACGGTCGAGAAAGTGTTCAGCGACGCGCAGCGCGTCTTCAACGAGTGGTCCAAGCTCGACCCCGAGGCGCGCACCACCGACCGTATCCTGCAGATGCTCGACTTCGACTTCTTCGAACTGCTCGACTCGGTCACCATCGCACGGTCCCGCAAACACATTCAGGCGTTCTACGACACCACCGAAATCGGTACCTTCCCACAACGGCTCCCGCCGCGGTCCATTCGTGAGCCGCTCTCCGACCTCCCCGATGTGCCCGCATTCAACGAAATCTTCGGACAACTTCAAGCGCTCACCCTGGCCGTCTACACGCCGCTGTCCTACGTATTCCCAAGCCGAATCGGCAAGTACGAAGACCTCTACAACGTCAAGGGCGGCACGGCGCGCTCCAACATCGGGCAACTCGGCCGTGAGCAGGGCTTGAAAAAGCTCATGACGGTCAACCTGCTCAAACGTTTGGAGAGTTCGGTCGAGGCGTTCCGGCTCACCCTCGCCAAAATTGAAGGCGCGGTCGACAACACTCTTATCCGAATCAAGTCACGAACAGGATCCTTGAACGATCTGAGCGTCGATTTCTCCGGCCTGGACCTCGATGTCGACGACGAGGATGACGCCAACGTCGAAGCGCTCTCGTTTGGCGAGAAGATCAAGATCGACCTCGATGACATCGACGTAGAATCCTGGCAGCGTGATCTGTGGAACGACCGTGAGACCCTCCGCGAGCTACTCGACGAGATGCGCAGGGTCACACCAGATCACGACCTCAAGCTGCAGGCGCTCAAACGACTCATCGAGGACAAGGCCGCCAACCCCCTCAACCCGCTAAATCGCAAGGCACTGATCTTCTCGGCGTTCGCCGACACTGCCGAGTACCTCTACAAACAGCTCGCGCCCACATTGAGCAACTCCGGGCTACACACCGCCCTCGTCACCGGCGGTGCCCACGCCGCGAAAACAACGCTGGGGACCGGCTACGACTTCCAGCAGGTCCTGACGCTGTTCTCGCCAAGGTCCAAGCAACGCCACCTCACCATGCCCAAAGACACCGGCGAACTCGATGTGCTGATCGGCACCGATGTCATCAGTGAAGGCCAAAACCTCCAGGACTGTGACTATCTCGTCAACTACGACATTCACTGGAACCCAGTACGGATCATCCAACGATTCGGCCGCATCGACCGCATCGGCTCGACCAACGCCCAGATCCAGCTCGTGAACTTCTGGCCCGACATCTCCCTCGACGAATACATCAACCTCAAGGAACGCGTCGAGAACCGCATGGTCATCGCCGACCTCGCCGGCACCGCCGACGACAACGTCCTCACCCTCGAAGGCAGCGACGCCGCGTTCCGCAAGGAGCAGCTCCGCAAGCTCCAAGACGAAGTCATCGAACTCGAAGACGTCCGCACCGGTGTATCCATCACCGATCTCGGCCTCAACGACTTCCGAATGGACCTGCTGGGATACCTCAAGAAGGCCGGCGACCTGGCCACCGCGCCGAAGGGACTTCACGCAGTAATCCCCGCAGACCCCTCCAGAGGCCTCCACCCCGGTGTGCTGTTCGCGCTGCGCAACGTCGACGCCAACGAGAACATCAATCGGGGCAACCGGCTGCACCCGCACTACCTGGTCTACCTCGACGACAACGGCAACGTCATCGCCGACCACACAGAGGTCAAACACCTTCTCGACCTGATTCGCGCAGGATGCCGGCCCCACGAGGAACCCGTCACCGAGGTCACCCGCGTCTTCAACGCTGCCACCCGCGAAGGCGCAGAGATGGGCAAGTACTCCGAATTGCTCACCGCAGCAATCCGATCCATGATCGACGTCACCGAAGAACGCGACATCGACAGCCTCTTCAGCGATGGACACACGACCGCCCTCACCCAGGCAATCGCCGGCCTCGACGACTTCGAACTCACCGCATTCATCGCGATCGTCGACGCCTCCGAAGGAACCACATGA
- a CDS encoding helix-turn-helix domain-containing protein, whose product MAEPWLSADDIATHLGVTKDTIYSWIAEKAMPAHKVGRLWKFQAAEVDDWVRRNGATAAED is encoded by the coding sequence GTGGCTGAGCCGTGGCTGTCAGCCGACGACATCGCCACCCACCTCGGCGTCACCAAGGACACGATCTACAGCTGGATCGCCGAGAAGGCCATGCCCGCTCACAAGGTGGGGCGCCTGTGGAAGTTCCAGGCGGCTGAGGTCGACGATTGGGTTCGTCGTAACGGGGCGACGGCCGCGGAGGACTGA